Proteins encoded by one window of Gouania willdenowi chromosome 4, fGouWil2.1, whole genome shotgun sequence:
- the ncbp2as2 gene encoding uncharacterized protein NCBP2-AS2: protein MIARLLLSLINNLHLVEKLAESRPIRRAAQITAYAITKAQIAGKDASARVLRSQTVRQVRQEAGKVPGDMEEVNHRLKRVKDTFMNEVKEGWKQGSRQIKK, encoded by the coding sequence ATGATCGCTCGACTGTTGTTGTCCCTTATCAACAACCTGCACCTCGTAGAGAAGTTGGCCGAGTCTCGTCCGATCCGCAGAGCGGCTCAGATCACCGCCTACGCCATCACCAAGGCTCAGATAGCCGGGAAGGACGCGTCGGCCCGGGTCCTGCGGTCCCAGACTGTGCGGCAGGTCCGCCAGGAGGCCGGAAAGGTCCCCGGAGATATGGAAGAGGTGAACCACCGCTTGAAGAGGGTCAAAGACACGTTTATGAACGAGGTGAAGGAGGGCTGGAAGCAGGGGTCCAGGCAGATCAAAAAGTGA